The genomic window TGCATACAGTTGTGTTGCAAAGCGATATAGCTTTTCATATTGTTTTGAAGCTACATAATGTTCCATTAATACATTTGCAAATGTATAATAATCTTGTTCGTGTAAACGAGGATGTAAATGTTTATGAATAAGCTGCTCATATTCATGATCTGACAACTGTGAACGCATCGCATATAACGAAGCGAGTAAATTTTTCAGCAACGGCTTTGGAAGCATACGCAAAAGTTCCGTTGTTTTTTCTTCTGCTATTGTTTCCATCTCATTCGATGCACTTTGAAACGGTTGTTCATCATAAACAACTGCTTCTTCGATCATCGGAATGTTTGCCTCTTCTTCTTGCTGTTGCAAAGCATGATCGATAACCGGGATGATGTCCATTTCTTGCTCGCTCACTGTATGTACGACAACACTTTGTAACGTCGTTTCGCTTTCATGTCGTTCGTTAGCCATTTGTTCGATCGGTTGTTCTACGATAGCAAGCGTTTCTATATCAAGCTCTTCTTTTATTTCATTCTCAAATGATTCATCGCGTGACGTTTCATCACTTATATCGCTAAGCAAATCGTCCCACCGTTCTTGCATGATAAACGCTTCGTCTACATCTATGTCATCGTTGTGTAACGGCTCAATGACATCGTCCATATTCGCGATCGGTTCAATGACATCATCATATGCATCGGTTAACGGCTCGATCGAAACATGTTGCTCGACTTCTTGCCAGTCCCCCTCGCTCCATTCGACATCGATGTCATCGACTTGTTGCAGCTCATTTTCCGAATGTTCTTCTGTCACTTCTTTCATCACAAGCGGCTGTTCATCTCTTCGCTCATCTTCTCCGTCATCTTCGACAATGACATCATGCTCATAAATGCGTGCATAAAATAAATGGCCGAGCTTTTGTTCAAGTAAATATGTACTCGCGATCACTAAAAGAAAAAGAAATAATGCAGCTTGCCAAAGTGGAAATTGTTCGATCGCAATCATGCCGAAAGCACTTAATAAACAAGCGATCGTTAATAAAAGAGCAAGTCCTTTTTTTGTCCATCCAAAAGGTAATCGAATATAGATGGGGATTAATATGAGAAAAAAAATGAAAAAAAATAAATACGACAAATCGCTCCCCCCATTCAAAATGATGCAAACACTAACTCTAACATATTGTATAATAAAGTTATGTATTTTAAAAGAAGGGGAAGGAAAATGTGTCAAAAGAAAATAAATATTTTTTATAACAAACGTGGGTTTACGTTAATTGAAGTGCTCTTATCGATCGTCATTTTGTCGTTTGTTGTGAGCGGCATGTTTATGTTTTTCACAAATGCAATGACATATACAACGTATAACCAATCAAAAACGGTTGCTATAAATATCGCACGCGGTGTGATTCATTATATGGAACGACTTGATTTTCAAACCATATCCGAATATACAACCGATCATATCACACAACAAACACCTTTTATTCGTTTGGACGCTTCATCGTGTGCAAATTCGTCTTTATTCCCCGACGAACATGTATGTAAAGCTGTTTTTTCACCGACGGTTAACAATGTCACATACGATGAAGAAGACGTACAAGCTTGGCTCATTCCATACGATCAAACGATATGGTCGCAAATAAAAACAAACCCATCAACTGAATTTCCAGACCCTTTAACACAAGCCATTCAACAAGAAAAAGAGCCGGTTGAGGACGTAAGCAATTATTTACTTCGTTTATATGTGACTGTTCGCTCGAATAACGAAGTGATCGTATTAAAAGGAGTGATCGCCAATGAAAGTATTCGCTAACGAACGAGGATTAACGCTGATCGAACTGCTTGTTGGGCTAGCGATCACATCCGTCATTGCCGCTTCTGCATACGGCGTATTTACAGCAGGAACGAAAGCATATAAACGAATAGGCATTGAAAATCAACTACGGAGCGAAGCAGATGTAATCATGACAATGATTTTTAACGAATTATATGCATTTGCGCCAGACGGTTTAAAAGAGGACGAATCAAATAACTATACGCTAACGTTTGTCAATCAAGTAAAAAAAGAAATTGACACAAATACAGGGCTCGTGGAAGAAAAAGAAAAAGGAAATGAAACGCTAAAAATCATCATTGACACGTCTAACGAAACGTTACAAATAAATGAAAAAAAAATCACGACATCAAATTTACGCATTATTCCTGAACAATCTACATTCACCTATACGTGCATGCGAAAACAACAAAACGTATGTAAAAGCGGAATCATTTCGATTCGTTTATCTGTTCGAGATAACGACCACCGAAATCCAGACGACCCGTTATATATTGAACCGTTTACATTACAGTCAGAATTCGGATTTTAAGGGGGGATCGATGTGAATGAAAGAGGATATAGTCTTGTGCTTGTGATGTTAACGGTCACCGTCTTTTTTATCATCGGGCTTACGATTTTATCCGTTAGCATATATCAAGCAAAATTTACACAAGTGCGAGTCGAAGATGTCACATCGCTCCACGACGCGGTGAAAGCTGTAGAAGAAACAGTCGCTGAACTAAAAGTAAAAGTCGAACAGTTAACGTTATCAACTCCTGCGCAACTTGATGTTGACTTAGGAAATGCACAGGTAGGTTTTTTGAATGAGCTCATGAACCGCCATGGCGTCACGATCGAAGACATAACCGATGAAAAAGGAATTGTGCGCAATCACTTATTTACACGCGTCTTTCGTATATCTGCCCCATACGGAAACAAAGCAGTCACTCGCGAAGTGATTATCACGAATGCGCCAAGCTTTTTAAAATATGCCCTTGGCTCGCGTGAAAATGTCACATTAAATGGCGGAGCATATATTGATGGCAATATATATGCAGGGAAAGATATATACGTCACTAATGTTGCCAACTATATTTACAACTCAACGCTTTATTCTGTGCAAACATCATTTCCGACGACAAGCGAAAAAAGTATATTGTTCGTTGATGGCAATCGCTATGCATGCGATCACGAAAACGGAGCAAAAAGCTGTTACACGATATCAAACGAATTTACAAAAAACATGAACGATTTTTCATCTAGCTCCCTGTCGTTTCAATATCAAGGACCGAGCATTCAAAAAGAACAAGAGGAGTTTATTGACGTAAACTTCGATTTCACATTAAAAGATAAACTGCTCTCCGCAGCTGGCATTGATGCATTTGATCAAAGTAAACAAACGCAATATCAAAATCTCATTTCTTTACCATTGTCAGAGCTTGTAGAACAATTAAAACCATCGTTTGCATTTGTGACTGTGGATGATGCCACTAATTTACCAACTGCGTTAGACGTTGCGATTGCTAGCGGGAAATCCATTTTCCTTGATACAAGTACAGTTCCGTATTTCGATATTACTTCGTTCACTTTAAATGATGGACAATGGTTGATTGTAAATGGCGACTTGACGTTAGAAAATGCGGGAAGTTCTCCTTTACAAATTTCAGGAAACATCATTGTACTCGGTAACTTAACGATTACAGGGCAAGTGGCGTTCGATTCTACCATTTACGTCAACGGAAATACATCAATTTACAATACGACGATTAGTGGATTAAACGGGAAAGAAGTCGTATTATTAACAAAAGAGGAGCTCGAAATCGCTCGTGTCAATGAATTTACGAACAACTTTTCACTCACCACACCGAATTTAAAAGGATTTTTCTACACGGATAGCAATGCAGTCATTTATGCCGTCGGGTCATATATCAATATCGAAGGAGGGCTATTTGCGCGCGGCAATGGCTCAATTATTCCGTACACAGATGAAAACGGGTTAATTATTAATACGTATCGCGGTGAAACGAACGAGAGCGGAACGAACCTCTCGTTTCAAACTCCTATATCGTCAGAAGAAGATCAAAAACAATATGCTCGCTTTGTCGTTAAACATAATAAAGATGTATTTATTAACCGCGGTCTCGGCTTACCGCTTGTTAAACAGCTTGCTGTCATCGTTGACGAACTGCGAGTACAATAAGAAAAGGAGCTACCTCGCTCCTTTTTCTTTTAGCTGTTTGATTATATTTTCATGTTTCCAATATTGCGCAAGAGAAAGCGCCGTGTTACCCATCTGATCTTTTATGTGTACATCGGCCCCATAGCGAAGCAAAATGGTTACTAACTCATCATATCCGTATTCAGCCGCAACCATTAACGGTGTTTTTCCAATATTCGTTTTGGCGTTGACATTCGCCTTGTTTGCTAATAAATATTTTGCTACATCCATAAAATTTCGTTCAACAGCTTTATATAACGGCGTTTCACCAGATTTATTGGCAATTTCCACATTTGCCCCACGTTCATATAAAAAGCGGACAACATCCACATTCCCTGCCTGCACCGCAAGCAATAATGGCGTTTCCCCTTGTTTATTTTCCGCATTCATATCAACATCGTATTGGCAAACGAGTTGAACGAGGGAAAGATCTCCACTCCCTGCTGCGATATGCAATGGGGTATTGTTTTCCTTATCTTTTTCACGCACCGTCTGTTCGTTCACCATTTGTTTCACAATTTCAATATTTTCTTCATCTCCTTGAGCCAAAGAAGAAGCGAGCGCAAAATGGAGGGGAGGAAGTGGCATAACAGCCGACTTCCCTCCAGCTTTTAATAGTTGAACCGCAATTTCACGCTGACCGTTCCGCATGGCTACATCAAGCGGTGTTTCATTGTTCATTTTAAAGTTAATATTTTTTTCTTGTTTCATATAGTCGCGAACCGCTTCTGCATTTCCTTGTTCGATCGCTTTGATGAATTTTTTTTGTTTTTCTTCTTTCGACGGAAAACATCCGCTTAATAAGCTGATGATGACAAATAGCATCATCAATTTTTTCATACGTGTTCACATCCTTTGTTAGTACAGCCAACCGTTTTTATTTCCGCCTTTCGTTGGATCTGTCGCTTGTTCAACAATGCGAATAACTGTTGATGCCGTCCACGTTTTCCCTGTTTCATCAACGAGTTTCACCGTCAGTGGCGTTTCACCGAGACGTTTCGCAGTGACTTCTCCATTTTGATCGACAACAGCATAGTAACTATTTCCAACAGCAAATGAACGGCTTACAATTTTTGTCGTCGCATTTGCTGGGATTGGTGCAATGTATGGCAATACATTGATCGTTTTCCCTTTTTGAACAAGCAATGTAGATGGAAGTGAAATACCTGTCAACGGCGAACCAACATGAACGATTGCTGTTCCGATCACACCGTTGTGTGCTTGCGCTGTTATTGTCACTTGCCCTGTGCTTAGCCCTGTGACACGTCCATTTTCATCGACAGAAGCGATATTCGGATTGGACGATCTCCATTCAATCGTTTTGTACGTCGCGTTATTTGGTGCAACGGTTGCGGCAAGCGTAGCCGTTTCTCCAATGTTCATATTTACAACCGTTGGAGATACGACAACAGCAGTGACTGGAATCGCTTCAATAGTGACGGTCACTGTTTTTTCAATGAGTTCATCATTTCTATTGAACGCTTGAACAGTTAACGTCGTTACTCCTTCTTTTAATCCTGTAATCGTTCCGGTTGCACCATTCACTTCAGCATACAAGCTATTTCCTAGCGAATAAGATACGGCTTTTTTCGCATCTGCAGGTGATACGTTTATTGGAATTGGAATCGTTTCACCGACATAAACAGTAAAGTTTTGAATCGTTATCGAATCGACTGGAATGCGTACAATGACCGTCATTGTTGTTGTTTTGACGTTACCGAACATATCTTTTACTTTTGCTGTCACTTGTGCTGTTCCTTCTTGTATTGCGGTAATGACGCCGTTTTGGTCAATCGAAATAACTTGCCCATGACTATTTTCGCTCCATTCTACTGATGCGATCGTCGCTTCTTGCGGCAAGACGTTTAACAATAACCGCGCATTTTTCGGCACGCCACGGTTCACAAAAATTGTGCTTGGTAGCGTGGCATCTGTTATTTTGTAATCTGAAACGAAAGATACGACGTTAAACGATACATTGACGACTTGCGTATTTATATCTTTGTACGTCAGTTTAGCTTGTGAGAGCGAAAACGTTCCTTTCGCCGTCGGTTTCACTTGAATCGTAAACGTTTGCGGTTCAGCGATATATGTTGTTCCCGACTTAACAAATGAAATATCTGGCAACGTTCCTTTAATTGTATAGCCTTCTGTCACCGTTCCTTGTTTTGTAAATCCATTTGGCAATGAAACCACTTCGATCCCTGCTGGCAATTTTTCTTCAAACGCGATGTTCGTTACTTTTAACAACGTATTCGTTAATAAAGACAACGGTTTTGGCGTTACCGTATATTGCATCGCGATCGGTTCGTTAACCGGTGTAAGCGTTGTTGAAATCGCCCGATTGACTTCGATATTTGCCGATACTTTTTCAATCACCACTTGAAATTCTTTTGTTACTTTTGCTCCGCGCGCATCTGTTGCTTCAATTTTAATCGTTGCTGTCCCGCCATCTGGCATATTGTGCGGAATGGATTGAATGATCATCTTGCCGTTTGGCACATTGTTTTCCGCATACACTTCTTGACCGTTTAACCATACTTTCGTGGAAAAAGTTCGGTCAACTAAATCTAAATCTTCTACTTTGTACGATAGCTCAATCGGCTGGTTGCTCGGAATTTTTTCGTTTTCTTGTGGTGTGACGACTGTCAACTGCGGTGCATGGTTCGAACCGAAAAACGCACGATACATCGTATTGACGAATAGTTTTTGTTCTTCTTCTGGAAAGGCTGATGTTGTTCCGACATGTCCGGTTCCAGAATATGTGACGTTTCCATTGGAATACGTATAGTAATGGTTCCAGCTATCATATACGTCACGTGAAGAGCCGACAATGTTATACCATGAAATAATGTTTTCATCTTCTAAGTTAAGTGTATAATATTGGTTATGTGTTAATGCAATCGAGATGTTTTCTCCTAACTGAAAAGGATAGTTTGTCATTAAACCGCTATTTACTTGTTTTGTACTTGTTGACGGATTTGGAGCCCCATTTCCTAAATCTGTCCATGGCTGAATTTGTCCAACGATTGAACCAAATTCATTGACCCATATGTTATTTTCTCCGAACATGACATCGTGTGTAAACATCACGCTTTGACCGGATTGGATAAAGTTTTTAACGGATTGGACTGCATTTGGATTTAGAGTAGTAGATCCACATCCGTTATAACAATCAGCAAATCCGAAAATAATCATATCATATTTTCCATTAATCACTTCATGGGAGTAATTCGGTTCGTACGTTTTGCTTTTTTGAAAGTCATCTAATGTTGTTACGTCAATATGAATGTTATATTCGTTCGTACGACTTAAAAAATTCGGATTCATATTTTTCGTATTCAATAATGAACTGGCATCGTTCCCTTTACGAATTTGTAACACTTTAATGTTTGCGACAACATCTTGAAACTTCACAAACCCTTTCACATAATCTTTTAATGCACTCGTTTCATCAACAATTTCTACTTTCCAATAGCGCGGACCTGAATAACCAGCTGGAAGCGTGTATGAAATCGTTCCTGTCGCTCCTTGCACTTGTTTGGATGCGACAATTTCTTCACTTGTATATTTGTCGTTAAAATCAGAGTCAATATATAAGTTTACAGTTAGCCATTTATTTTGAAATTGCGTATAATTCGTGATTTGATATACGAACGACAATGTGTCCCCTTTTTTATACGTTTTTGTAGGAGAGGGGGCATTTGTTAACACGAAATGAGGACGTTTCGTACCATTTGACGCAAAATAGTTTTTTATGTTCGTATTCGTTGTAAAGAAAATAACATTTTGCTTTGTCTTCCATGCGTTTGATTGAGAGTAACTATACAGTTTACTTGTTGGATATTTTTTTACACTACTATCATGAAGAAAAACAGGTAATCCTTTGTCAATATAAAATGTTTTTATTTGTCTTGCTTTTAAATCTGTAATATCATTCAAGACATTTGCCGTATTATGTGCTTGAGTATTTCCAGACATTTTCCCTAGCTTCGTCGGATTATAGTCTCCACTCGAAATAACGATCGCATCGTATTTCCCGTCTAATTCGTCCCGTAATGCAACAAAGCGCTTCATCGTCATTGTCGTCACATTTATATTCGATGTGCTTCCGAGTTCTTTTTTTAATGGTGACGAAGATAATTGATCAGCATGGCTAACAATTTCAAGTACATTGTATGTGATGTTGTCCGTCGCACGCACAGTCATAACAGGAGTAAACAACGGAACAAGCAAAAGAAGTGTTAAAAACACCGAAACAGCTCTTTTCACCTACCTCTCCCCCTTTCAAAAGTCCTATTTTTTTATCTATTATACCAGTACTCTTGCCATTATTTATATTTATTTTTTATAAAATTTCGTACGTTTGAGATGAAATAAAGCGAACCTGTAATTAAAATGATGTCGTCTTTTCCCACTTGTTTTCGCTTTTCTTTTAGCCATTGTTTCCAATCGTTCGTGCATTGAACGTTCGGATGTGTTGCTTGTTCGGCTAGTTGTTCGGCGGAAAGAGCACGTGGAAAATCAAATGTTGTAAACGTCATCGTTTGTGCAATCGTTTCTAGTTTTCGAATCATCGCTGTGACTGGTTTATCGCCTAACGCTGTAAAAAGGACATGCACGCGACGGTTCGGATAATGAGCGTTCATTGTCGCCATAAGGCTATCGATTCCTTCTTCGTTATGCGCTCCATCAATAATAATAAGCGGGCGATCGTTCATCTTCTCAAATCGTCCGAGCCACTCGGCTTTCCGAATGCCGTTATACATATGTTCTCGCTCAATTAAAAACGAATAATACGTGCGTAAATAATCAGCCGCCATTAGCGCAAGTGCTGCGTTTTTCACTTGATGCCCGCCAAACATCTCCGTCGTTACATCATGATATGTCGTAAACGGTGTTTGTAATGAAAACCGTTCCCCATTCGTCGTTGGTTCATGAGCAAAAACGGTAAAATCGCGACCGAGCGCATATACTTTCGAACGTACAGATGCTGCTTTTTCCTCTACAACCCGTACAGCTTCAGGCTGGTCGATGGCGGTAACGACCGGGATGCCCGCTTTTATAATTCCCGCTTTTTCAAACGCAATTTGTTCAAGTGTATTCCCTAATATATGTATATGATCGTAACCGACATTTGTAATCACTGATAAAAGCGGATAAATGACGTTCGTCGAATCTAAACGACCACCAAGTCCTACTTCAAAAATGACGACGTCTTGTACGTTCATTTTTCCAAAATAATAGAGCGCCATAGCCGTAATGACTTCAAATTCGGTCGGACCACCTAATTCCGTCTGTTCTAGCTCTTCTGCTAAAGGCTGAATCACTTGAACGAGTTTCATTAAATCAACGTCACGAATCGGTTGCCCATTGATGCTAATGCGTTCATTAAATTGTTCAACATAAGGCGATGTAAACGTTCCGACACGATACCCTGCTTCTTGTAATATATGACGTAAAAAACAAACGGTTGAACCTTTTCCATTCGTTCCACCAACATGTATTGCTTTTATGCGGCGTTGTGGATGACCGAGCTTTTCCATCATCCATTCCATTCGTTTCAACCCCGGCTTTACACCTAATGATAAACGATTATGAATCCAATCGACTGCCTCTTTATATGTACGAACCATGAAAAATCCCTCCTGTGCAAAATGAAAGACGAATCCAAAGTGGATTCGTCTTCATCATAAAACTATTGCTTTAATTGTGCAAGACGGGCGCGAACAGCTTCACGTTTTTCTATATAGTCGCGCTCTTTTTTCCGCTCCTCTTCGACAACGTGCGCTGGCGCTTTCGCTAAAAAGCCTTCATTGCTTAATTTCTTTTGCACACGCTCGACTTCTTGATCGAGTTTTTGTAACTCTTTTTCGAGGCGTTTCACTTCTTCTTCAATATTAATTAATCCTTCAAGCGGCAAACTGAGTTCCGCGCCTGTCACAACGGCCGTCATCGCTTTTTCAACAGTTGGAATCGCTGTGCCAATCACAAGTTCACTTGGATTGCAGAAACGTTCAATATATGAGCGATTTTTCTCAAGCGTTGCTGCAATTTGCTCATCTTTCGCTTTAATGTGCAACGTAATTGGCTTGCTTAACGGTGTGTTCACTTCAGCGCGAATGTTACGCACCGCGCGAATGATATCAACAAGCAAACGCATTTGCTCAGCTGCTTCATGATTGCTTAGTTCAGGACGAACTTGCGGCCACGAAGCAACTGTAATCGACTCTCCTTCATGCGGAAGTTGTTGCCAAATTTCTTCCGTCACAAACGGCATAAACGGATGAAGGAGGCGCATTGTTTGATCAAGCACATAAGCGAGCACTGAGCGCGTCGTCTTTTTCGCTTGTTCATCTTCACCGTATAACGGTAATTTCGCCATCTCAATATACCAATCGCATAAATCATCCCAAATAAAGTTATATAACACGCGGCCGACTTCGCCAAACTCGTATTTATCTGCAAGTTTTGTCACCGTCTCGATCGTTTCGTTTAAGCGCGTTAAAATCCAATGATCGGCAACCGTTTTTTCACCGTTTAAATCGATGTCATCATACGTGAATCCTTCCATGTTCATAAGCGCAAAACGAGACGCATTCCAAATTTTATTGACGAAGTTCCATGTCGCTTCGACTTTTTCTGTGCTAAAGCGCAAGTCTTGCCCCGGCGCGCTTCCTGTCGCTAAGAAATAGCGAAGCGAATCCGCACCGTACTGATCGATCACATCCATCGGATCGACGCCATTGCCAAGCGATTTACTCATTTTTCGTCCTTGCGCATCACGCACTAATCCGTGAATAAGTACATCTTTAAATGGACGTTTTCCAGTAAACTCTAACGCTTGGAAAATCATGCGCGATACCCAGAAGAAAATAATGTCATAGCCTGTCACGAGCACATCTGTTGGGTAATAGCGATGATAATCTGCTGATGTTTCATCTGGCCAACCCATCGTCGAAAACGGCCAAAGCGCAGAGCTGAACCACGTATCTAATACATCTGGATCTTGCTCCCAATTTTCGATATCTGCTGGTGGCTCGTGGTCTACATACACTTCGCCCGTTTCTTTATGGTACCATGCTGGAATGCGATGTCCCCACCAAAGCTGACGGGAAATGCACCAGTCACGAATATTTTCCATCCAATGTAAGTATGTTTTTTCGAATCGTTCCGGAACGAAATTTACTTTTCCTTCTGTTTTTTGTAGTTCGATGGCAGCTTCAGCGAGCGGCTTCATTTTCACAAACCATTGCGTCGATAAATACGGTTCGACGACTGCACCGCTACGCTCACTATGACCGACTGCATGCATATGTTCTTCAATTTTAAATAGCACGCCTTGTTCTTGTAAATCTTTCACAATTTGTTTACGGCATTCGAAACGATCAAGTCCTTTATATTGAAGGGCGTTGTCGTTCATTGTACCGTCTTCGTTCATCACAAGAATGCGCGGCAAGTTGTGACGGTTGCCGATTTCAAAGTCGTTTGGATCGTGTGCTGGCGTAATTTTGACCGCCCCTGAACCGAACGACATATCGACGTATTCATCGCCAACAATCGGAATTTCGCGACCAACGATCGGTAAAATGACTGTTTTTCCGATAAGGTGTTTGTAACGCTCATCTTCCGGATGAACTGCAACTGCTGTATCGCCAAGCATCGTTTCCGGACGCGTCGTTGCCACTTCAATATAGCCTGAACCGTCCGCAAGCGGATAACGCATATGGTATAGCGCACCTTGCACATCTTTGTATACTACTTCAATGTCCGATAGCGCTGTTTTCGTCACCGGATCCCAGTTAATAAT from Anoxybacillus gonensis includes these protein-coding regions:
- a CDS encoding type IV pilus modification PilV family protein, which produces MCQKKINIFYNKRGFTLIEVLLSIVILSFVVSGMFMFFTNAMTYTTYNQSKTVAINIARGVIHYMERLDFQTISEYTTDHITQQTPFIRLDASSCANSSLFPDEHVCKAVFSPTVNNVTYDEEDVQAWLIPYDQTIWSQIKTNPSTEFPDPLTQAIQQEKEPVEDVSNYLLRLYVTVRSNNEVIVLKGVIANESIR
- a CDS encoding PulJ/GspJ family protein — translated: MKVFANERGLTLIELLVGLAITSVIAASAYGVFTAGTKAYKRIGIENQLRSEADVIMTMIFNELYAFAPDGLKEDESNNYTLTFVNQVKKEIDTNTGLVEEKEKGNETLKIIIDTSNETLQINEKKITTSNLRIIPEQSTFTYTCMRKQQNVCKSGIISIRLSVRDNDHRNPDDPLYIEPFTLQSEFGF
- a CDS encoding ankyrin repeat domain-containing protein; amino-acid sequence: MKKLMMLFVIISLLSGCFPSKEEKQKKFIKAIEQGNAEAVRDYMKQEKNINFKMNNETPLDVAMRNGQREIAVQLLKAGGKSAVMPLPPLHFALASSLAQGDEENIEIVKQMVNEQTVREKDKENNTPLHIAAGSGDLSLVQLVCQYDVDMNAENKQGETPLLLAVQAGNVDVVRFLYERGANVEIANKSGETPLYKAVERNFMDVAKYLLANKANVNAKTNIGKTPLMVAAEYGYDELVTILLRYGADVHIKDQMGNTALSLAQYWKHENIIKQLKEKGAR
- a CDS encoding DUF5057 domain-containing protein → MKRAVSVFLTLLLLVPLFTPVMTVRATDNITYNVLEIVSHADQLSSSPLKKELGSTSNINVTTMTMKRFVALRDELDGKYDAIVISSGDYNPTKLGKMSGNTQAHNTANVLNDITDLKARQIKTFYIDKGLPVFLHDSSVKKYPTSKLYSYSQSNAWKTKQNVIFFTTNTNIKNYFASNGTKRPHFVLTNAPSPTKTYKKGDTLSFVYQITNYTQFQNKWLTVNLYIDSDFNDKYTSEEIVASKQVQGATGTISYTLPAGYSGPRYWKVEIVDETSALKDYVKGFVKFQDVVANIKVLQIRKGNDASSLLNTKNMNPNFLSRTNEYNIHIDVTTLDDFQKSKTYEPNYSHEVINGKYDMIIFGFADCYNGCGSTTLNPNAVQSVKNFIQSGQSVMFTHDVMFGENNIWVNEFGSIVGQIQPWTDLGNGAPNPSTSTKQVNSGLMTNYPFQLGENISIALTHNQYYTLNLEDENIISWYNIVGSSRDVYDSWNHYYTYSNGNVTYSGTGHVGTTSAFPEEEQKLFVNTMYRAFFGSNHAPQLTVVTPQENEKIPSNQPIELSYKVEDLDLVDRTFSTKVWLNGQEVYAENNVPNGKMIIQSIPHNMPDGGTATIKIEATDARGAKVTKEFQVVIEKVSANIEVNRAISTTLTPVNEPIAMQYTVTPKPLSLLTNTLLKVTNIAFEEKLPAGIEVVSLPNGFTKQGTVTEGYTIKGTLPDISFVKSGTTYIAEPQTFTIQVKPTAKGTFSLSQAKLTYKDINTQVVNVSFNVVSFVSDYKITDATLPSTIFVNRGVPKNARLLLNVLPQEATIASVEWSENSHGQVISIDQNGVITAIQEGTAQVTAKVKDMFGNVKTTTMTVIVRIPVDSITIQNFTVYVGETIPIPINVSPADAKKAVSYSLGNSLYAEVNGATGTITGLKEGVTTLTVQAFNRNDELIEKTVTVTIEAIPVTAVVVSPTVVNMNIGETATLAATVAPNNATYKTIEWRSSNPNIASVDENGRVTGLSTGQVTITAQAHNGVIGTAIVHVGSPLTGISLPSTLLVQKGKTINVLPYIAPIPANATTKIVSRSFAVGNSYYAVVDQNGEVTAKRLGETPLTVKLVDETGKTWTASTVIRIVEQATDPTKGGNKNGWLY
- a CDS encoding bifunctional folylpolyglutamate synthase/dihydrofolate synthase, whose translation is MVRTYKEAVDWIHNRLSLGVKPGLKRMEWMMEKLGHPQRRIKAIHVGGTNGKGSTVCFLRHILQEAGYRVGTFTSPYVEQFNERISINGQPIRDVDLMKLVQVIQPLAEELEQTELGGPTEFEVITAMALYYFGKMNVQDVVIFEVGLGGRLDSTNVIYPLLSVITNVGYDHIHILGNTLEQIAFEKAGIIKAGIPVVTAIDQPEAVRVVEEKAASVRSKVYALGRDFTVFAHEPTTNGERFSLQTPFTTYHDVTTEMFGGHQVKNAALALMAADYLRTYYSFLIEREHMYNGIRKAEWLGRFEKMNDRPLIIIDGAHNEEGIDSLMATMNAHYPNRRVHVLFTALGDKPVTAMIRKLETIAQTMTFTTFDFPRALSAEQLAEQATHPNVQCTNDWKQWLKEKRKQVGKDDIILITGSLYFISNVRNFIKNKYK
- a CDS encoding valine--tRNA ligase yields the protein MLPPKYDHRAVEANRYEWWLKGKFFEATSDETKKPFTIVIPPPNVTGKLHLGHAWDTTLQDIITRMKRMQGYDVLWLPGMDHAGIATQAKVEEKLRHEGKTRYDLGRERFVEETWKWKEEYAGHIRSQWAKLGLGLDYTRERFTLDEGLSKAVREVFVSLYKKGLIYRGEYIINWDPVTKTALSDIEVVYKDVQGALYHMRYPLADGSGYIEVATTRPETMLGDTAVAVHPEDERYKHLIGKTVILPIVGREIPIVGDEYVDMSFGSGAVKITPAHDPNDFEIGNRHNLPRILVMNEDGTMNDNALQYKGLDRFECRKQIVKDLQEQGVLFKIEEHMHAVGHSERSGAVVEPYLSTQWFVKMKPLAEAAIELQKTEGKVNFVPERFEKTYLHWMENIRDWCISRQLWWGHRIPAWYHKETGEVYVDHEPPADIENWEQDPDVLDTWFSSALWPFSTMGWPDETSADYHRYYPTDVLVTGYDIIFFWVSRMIFQALEFTGKRPFKDVLIHGLVRDAQGRKMSKSLGNGVDPMDVIDQYGADSLRYFLATGSAPGQDLRFSTEKVEATWNFVNKIWNASRFALMNMEGFTYDDIDLNGEKTVADHWILTRLNETIETVTKLADKYEFGEVGRVLYNFIWDDLCDWYIEMAKLPLYGEDEQAKKTTRSVLAYVLDQTMRLLHPFMPFVTEEIWQQLPHEGESITVASWPQVRPELSNHEAAEQMRLLVDIIRAVRNIRAEVNTPLSKPITLHIKAKDEQIAATLEKNRSYIERFCNPSELVIGTAIPTVEKAMTAVVTGAELSLPLEGLINIEEEVKRLEKELQKLDQEVERVQKKLSNEGFLAKAPAHVVEEERKKERDYIEKREAVRARLAQLKQ